The window TGTAACAACAAAGATAACCTTGTTCCACAACTCTCAAATCGTAAGCATCAGGTGAGCTATAAAATAGGGAGAAGTGTGCTCATAAAAATGGGTTtgccactgtaacgattggaatgacgccacctgctggagacttactgtagaagagttctgcccaagaaacaaaggtctttgagggcaagaccaggagtcctttctttggcgtcaggaagtgacgcgggctagtgggaggaggaaggaagagactggcgctcggtctcgctctctttcctctggactctggtggagagcggagctagaaacgtgctctccctttaatagatagatgaatgtaggcctttctctctctttaccaaatttgtattctccttaataaatgcttaaaagcctaactcttgctaaagcttataatttattggtgaccactcattagatattttagacagtttagctagaattttagcccttaacaccactcTGATAGAGGAGAAGCAGAGAAGACTCCAAGTGAAGAAAGTCCTTGTCCAGTGACTCCTATTTGATGATGACATCATCAAGTGCCAACATATTGCATAACCTCCTGAAGGAAATCAATTACCACTCAGAAAAGTTTGCCTTAACTACCCGCACAGGAAAAAAAACTGGATATAGGGTGTCTGCTACCCCAACTGTGTCATGCAATAGATGGACAACCTTTAGAGCTTATTTATCAGTGAATCTCTTTATCTGGGCAGGCAATACAGATGGGCAATGAGGTGGATTCATAGTTAAAAGAACAGGAGGATTACCTTCAGGAAATTTTAAGTTTCCTTTTAATCAACACAAACTTCTTTCAGAAACAAAGGCCTGACTTTTTGATGCCAATATACTTCCAGAGTTAAATGGATACAGACAGAGTATGGTACCTAATAGTCTCTGAAGAGCTGAAAATTACCATCacacagaaggaaatggagggACACATGATGAGTTTCAGCTGGTGGTAACATAATAAATAACTTTGAAGAACAGAGATAAAGGATTTCCAGGAAAATGTATGACAGAAAAAGATAGACTGGTCACATGCAGAGCATGAGAGATAACAGGTAGAAGGACCAAATGTTCCTCAGGCATCCTTTTGGTgtaaagagaaagtgagaaaggtcCCCAGAATTTCAATGGACCCCTAAATTGGGAGCTTATGAAAGGATTTTGACAAGTGTGGCACAGCATGGACTAACTTAGATGggttatcatcttcatcattaaaGGGGACACAACTTATTTGTATATTTGAGCAATATTTTTGATGTTGCCCATTTTCAAAAATTCTTGCtctacaaatgaaaaataaaagtagataCTTCTTGTTGATCTTAACTCATCTAAAGAagcagtttttgttttattctacaGTTTGTATATTTCTAGATATGAATGGATGGGAAATTCATTTGCAACAGATAAATATGATGCATTTGGTCTTAGTCCATCTGAACAAAAATAGTTAATAGACTGGTAATAGTATGTTGAAAAAAGAGTCTGAACCATAACTTTTTATTGTTTCCCCActttcaccacctagctccctcctaccttttcagttttcttacatttttctccctgtcatgtactctttgatcctcctggctattccacaaacaagatgctATATCTCTTGGCACCAAGCATTTTTTCTGGGGGTCCCCATGCATGGAATGCCGTCTCTCTTCATCTCCCCTTATTGgcttcctggattcctttaagtcccaactaaaaatcccatcttttataggaaatcttgctcaatccctcttaattctactgttattgttcagtcatttcagtcatgtctgaccctttgtgaccccatttggggttttcttggcaaaaatactggagtagtttgccatttccttctccatctcattttacagatgaagaaactgggacaaacggggagaagtgacttgcctagggtcacacagctagtaaatttctgaggccagacttgaactcagaaaaagGAGTCTTCCATATTccaagcactctatctactgcactacctagccctcttaattctaatgccttctcttttattatttcctatttatcttgcatataacatgtttatatatggagagatttgtttgcttgttttctcccacagtagattgtgagctccttgagggcatggactgccttttgcctttctttgcatgtcctgcacttagcatgatgcctgtgTGGGGAACAATTTTAAATTGGGGAgggttagctaagcagctcacctcaatattggggcaaggaaggagacagacagcctccctcaaaacagagcaggatttatttaacaagaatgaattttaaaaaacacaaacaggatcagtaggatcaagggaaaggaaataaaacggggaaagggaaattatacaacctgaacaacaccaccacccaggaatcagctgagaacacacagcagcaacctgtcgccttccagcttccagcaaaaatggcaaaaaaaaccctctcttcttcccagcagaccctaggctgaccacacacagcccccagccaattggctggccactctgacagtcacattactgccctcactgggcttccaatcattataattttgccaggcccatgtaggtgtcagtgagtggtgatgatgtgaggtgccagcaccatggcgatggctacaaccagtgggtggagcaccgtgccatttgcagagccccagaggccagtgtgcgtgccgaagttttttttttttttaattctaaggggcagctagatgatgcagtggtgaagcaccagccctggattcaagagtacctgagttcaaatccggcctcagacacttgacacttaccagctgtgtgaccctgggcaagtcacttaactctcattgccctgcaaaaaaaaaaattctagccaaaagatggagtcataaaaacctcaaataaaaattaattcattacatcccccctttgtttcatcaagaaacatggggtgtttccttgatggagcaataaataataaacaataaataaataaataataacagaatatcatagccaatactaacaaacaatatactgataacaatataggaaagggaaaatacatattgtagatgatgtatatagtaacagaaggaaaaacaaaaaacaaaaatgtccatttaaagtccttaaaatcttgtcttcaaaggagggttgagatgtcatcaggggaactggactctggtctggattctggctgtctctggattctggttgtctctggaatgGCTGGGtattcattaatctttagcatagcattgtccaaaaatgttcaaattaaataatgaaagttcttcaaaatatacaaaataaatttaaattttatatatacagcatattgtagtcccccctttggaggatacccATATCCATACGCAATataaaattgagacagttatgacattactaacactttttctttacacctggcatatagcaggtacttaataaatattgattaactAACCACTGTAAAAAGAATTCtctatttgtttttaaacaaacaaattttctaaaatttgaaACACTTTATTTGCATGAATCCAGATTTTCTGCTGTAGTAGTTATAGAGAaaaatatcaatcaattaatggTTGAAAAAAGGATCAAGTAGGAAAATCATCACTGACACAATATTTTCTCAAAATCTGTGCAAATAGAAGACCACCCATCACATTAATAATATCATTATGGTTATTAATTTTGCGTTACAAATGTGAAGATTAAGGATTTTGCCAATACTTAATATGTTAATTTATTGAATGTTTAAATAGTTTCTGTTAAAAGTTATAATAAattgttttatcttattttaataaaacacGCACCAGGAAAACTATTTTTGTAGATGTTCTTAAAATACAAAGGAACACAATAAATTTTTGAAACCACCAGATTAGGGTGAGAAGCCAATCCTTCTGGGGAACCAGAGTGTATTAGGGGAGACTAATTCTTGAATGGCTCCTCTTAGCTTAGTAGCTGACAAGATAGATAGACTGTAGCAAGGCTTGTTCCATATGGCAACAAATGGCTTACTGAATCCATAAGGAGGAGTTGAGTTCCTGGGTTGCCTTCTCCAATCTCTGGAGTCTGGTGAATGCAGCCTACACTATAGGCATCATTTCTCAGCATACTATGCCTAATGACATCAGATGGCTCTTGTTGGGCTCTCTACCCACAAGAACTAAGATCACCTTTCCTTACACAGTCTCAGGAACATGCCAAGCCTGCTTAGCCCTGGATGGTACCACTTCAAGtttctgtcctttcttctctATCTCCTAGACTGATGGTAAAGTCTTTAGTGCCCAGGGAAATGTTTCAATCATGGAGTTCATTCTGCCCTGGGAATTCTAATTAAACATCATGGAAAATAGAGTTAGATGGAAAATACATTCCAATGGGTCCCTATTACATGAAGAAAgcaatgaattgaaaataaattaacCTAGATTCTAGTCCTCACTCATCCACTACttaattctgtgaccctggagGAGTCACTAGGTCTCatcttcctcacctgtaaacaGGGGGTCATAAAATGGATCACCTCTTAAAGTCCTTTGCCACCATTGCCTTCTgtattctaagatccctttcagctctgacattctgtatagCTCTGTGACACTAAGGTCTTTAATGGTTCTAATATTCTAATAATCTAAACTTCAGTGTTCCTGCAGTAACATCTTCCTCAGATACCCCATTTTATTCTAAGGGTAAATTTGGGCTCTCTGGTGCCAAAAGAAGCATGAGCTCTGGCAGGTACAATGAAGTTGGAAAGGTTTCTAGGAGAGGACCAGCGACAGATTATGTGCCTGTATATTCGCTAACCACCAGAGGGCAGGCCACCAGGTAAGGATGATTTGGGGGTCACAGCAACTAAATGAAGACCATCCAGGAAGGCACAGAGGGATTTCGACTTTTGTCTATGAAAGGAAGACTCAGCCAACCTAGATTATTGACAAATGAGTCAGGGCTTACCTCATTGTGTGTTTGAAGAGTTGctgttaaaattataattaattatttcattttattaaacacAAGTTAAGAGGgtgcagctagatagcacagtagataaagcaccagccctggattcaggagtacctgagttcaaatccagcttcagacacttggcacttactagctgtgtgaccctgggcaagtcacttaccccccattgccccaccaaaaaaaaaaaacccacaagttAAGAAAACTATTTGTGTAGATCTTCTTAAACTGTAAGGAACACAACAAATTTTTGTGAACAAAGTAAAGGTGAAATGTCACCATATAATGTTTGGAAATCACTGAATTTGGGTAAGAGGCCAGTCCTTCTGGGGAACCAGAGAGGGTGAAGGAAGAGCAATTCTTTGGTGGCTCTTCTTGTCTTAGTAGCTGTCTAGGAAGATATATCATAGCAAGACTTGTTcagtctgggcagctaggtggcacagtggatagagcactggccctggattcaggaggacctgagttcaaatccggcctcagatacttgacacttactagctgtgtgactctgggcaagtcacttaaccccaattgcctcaccaaaaacaaaaacaaaaacaaaaacaaaaaaaacttgttCAGTCTGACCCTAGATACAACTGGCTGAATCCATGAGGTGTTGAAATAGGTAGGATTTAACTTCAAAGCCTCCATCCTAATTTCTTTTATCTATggactttctttccctttcaaaatCTTCTGTTCTCCTTCCCTTCAGATGTCCagcatttccttttttgctcCATACTTCCTGGAAGAAAAGGATAGTCATATTGGGAATCTCCAGACTCAGATTCTATGACTGACTCTGCCACAAACTGATTGTGTGACCTTTagaaagtcactttccctctctgtgcctcagtttcctcctcaagAAAATAAGGGGGTCTAAGTAAATGATCTGTAAGTTTCCTTATAGCTCTAAAATGTTATGAAATGCTCTGAATCAGTATGGTCCTGTCATTCACACAAAATTTCAGGGACTTGGGTATGTGTGTTTAGGGAGGCCAATGCTTAGCCCAAGTGGATGGATTAACAATAGTGGAATTTCAGTAACTAACCACTGGGCAACTATCTTTCTttctgaaggaaagagtgagagtcACCCCCACTCCTGTTTGTTGTCTGAGCCTTTATGCTTCACTGTATGCTATAAATTTATTAAGAAGAAACCACAATGCCAGATCTTGTCCTTCCATTATATTGCCAATTCCTTACAGggtaaaaattgtatttttcccctcctctttgtTTCTCCAGCATAGGGGACAGGACTTTGGACataatgatcatttattaaggatttattgTATTGCATTGAATTTAATGTTGAATCACTGATTTACTTCTGACACCAGATAATCTTTCTCCTATTCTTTCATCCCCTGCAGATATATTTTCTACCAAAATGCCATCTTCCTTCTACATAGTTTTCATAGCTGTTGGGCTTCATGCTACTGTtcattgttttcctggtcctcAAAATGAAGGTAACGGTAATGAAGTCGACCATTCTCCCTCAAGGAACTCAACCTTCCATACAATGTCTACCAATAATGCTGACTTTGCATTCGATTTATATAGGAAGCTGGCCTCAGAGAACACTGGGAGGAATGTTTTCTTCTCCCCAGTGAGTGTGTCCTCAGCTTTAGCTATGATATCCCTTGGAGCCAGATCAGACACACAGACTCAGATTCTAGAGTGCCTGAGCTTCAACCTCACAGAGATGCAAGAGAAGGAAATCCACCAAGGTTTCCATCACCTTATTCATACCCTGAATCTCCCTAACAAGGAACTTGAATTGAAGGCAGGAAATGCTCTCTTCATCCGAAAGCAGGTGAAAATTCTTACCCAGTTCACAACTGATGTCCAAACATTATATGAGTCAGAGGTCTTTTCTACTGACTTCTCAAATGTTTCAGCAGCTGAACAGAagattaataattatgtgaagAAGAAGACCAAAGGGAAAATTGTAGACTTGATCAAAGATCTTGTACCGAATACTTACATGATCCTTgtgaactttattttctttaaaggtAAGGACTTTTACATAGATAATTGTGAATTTCAAGCCTAGTTTCCTGATACTTCTTTTTCATAAGAGACACCAtactatagtggaaagagcttaCTGATCTTGGCACCAGAGAAAAGATGAACTAAACTATTTGACTTCAAAATGcagtagctgggtggtacagtagatagagcaccagccatggattcagaaagattcatcttcctgaattcaaatctggcctcagacacttactagttgtgtgaccctagacaagtcacttagtcatgtttgcctcagtttgagCTGttaaacaagctggagaaggaaatgtcaaaccactatgatacctttgccaagaaaatcccaaatagggtcatgaagaatcagacactagTGAAACAACTAGACAAAAACACAGCTGTATGAAATGAGTAATTCACAACCTCTTgaagtcttagtttccttatttgtaaaatgaagaggttgaactagattgcCTCTAATGGCCCAAGGatccataaaataaagatataatgcTTGGATTTTATCAGAGCtgtgaagaaaacattttgtaaaatgtCAAGTGCTTAACAATGTCAACCCTCTAGTGATGTGGGAATGATGGGCTGTTGGCAGAGCAGTGTGAAATAGTAGAGATCCATTAGACAACTGGTCTTAGGATTGGGAAAAGCTCTGTTTAAGAATCACCTCTGACATGTAATTACTGTGTGATTCTgaacaatcatttttttctcaACAATAGAAAGACTAAGACTGGAGATAAGAGcttcctctctggcttccttgtATTAATTTGGTATATAGATGAATATAAAATGTAGTATCATATATCCCCTATGTAATTATTTACATGCTCAGTtcttttttaccccatttggggttttcttggcaaaaagtggcttgccatttccttcttcagctcattttacagatgagggaacagacaaactgaattaagtgacttgcctggggtcacacagc is drawn from Dromiciops gliroides isolate mDroGli1 chromosome 2, mDroGli1.pri, whole genome shotgun sequence and contains these coding sequences:
- the LOC122744030 gene encoding thyroxine-binding globulin-like isoform X2, translating into MIYIFSTKMPSSFYIVFIAVGLHATVHCFPGPQNEGNGNEVDHSPSRNSTFHTMSTNNADFAFDLYRKLASENTGRNVFFSPVSVSSALAMISLGARSDTQTQILECLSFNLTEMQEKEIHQGFHHLIHTLNLPNKELELKAGNALFIRKQVKILTQFTTDVQTLYESEVFSTDFSNVSAAEQKINNYVKKKTKGKIVDLIKDLVPNTYMILVNFIFFKAKWEKPFAPLETKQNGDFFISQSDVMKVSFMHQIEEHFYFVDKMLNCTVLQMDYSKNALAILVLPDEGHMKPLEDILMSTTLRRWNHLLQKGLVNLYIPKFFISASYNLDKVLPGMGIQDAFTNKADFSGISEHHKLKISNVVHKAVLDVGEKGTEAAATTELRMELRSALVHPGALIVFNRPFLMMILDKATRSILFLGKVMEPMEK
- the LOC122744030 gene encoding thyroxine-binding globulin-like isoform X3 → MPSSFYIVFIAVGLHATVHCFPGPQNEGNGNEVDHSPSRNSTFHTMSTNNADFAFDLYRKLASENTGRNVFFSPVSVSSALAMISLGARSDTQTQILECLSFNLTEMQEKEIHQGFHHLIHTLNLPNKELELKAGNALFIRKQVKILTQFTTDVQTLYESEVFSTDFSNVSAAEQKINNYVKKKTKGKIVDLIKDLVPNTYMILVNFIFFKAKWEKPFAPLETKQNGDFFISQSDVMKVSFMHQIEEHFYFVDKMLNCTVLQMDYSKNALAILVLPDEGHMKPLEDILMSTTLRRWNHLLQKGLVNLYIPKFFISASYNLDKVLPGMGIQDAFTNKADFSGISEHHKLKISNVVHKAVLDVGEKGTEAAATTELRMELRSALVHPGALIVFNRPFLMMILDKATRSILFLGKVMEPMEK